The following coding sequences lie in one Arachis ipaensis cultivar K30076 chromosome B05, Araip1.1, whole genome shotgun sequence genomic window:
- the LOC107642757 gene encoding uncharacterized protein LOC107642757, with amino-acid sequence MKIGGGVLYGGPPRGSVLPLLFSNRPSSLRFTTAVAASSSSTSHVVAEHASFVKDVAATHPPQHLSQLLSILKTRGESIISPGAKKGLIPLAIPLSKNSSGTVTALLRWPTAPPEMEMPVVEVNKYGVWLLAKSVDQFIHRILVEEDAKNSQDRNDELFHASADAGKKLYRKGDFAESEVASLDVYLLKKVGLFPDILERKVMRHFEEGDHVSALVTGEFYTKKEHFPGFARPFVFNAEVLLRVGRNAEAKDAARGALKSPWWTLGCKYRDVANIAQWEDEQIEYVKEKVTEEGRQGDIKKGKAPAQVVLDEAAFLLDLASVDGTWDDYLERIAQCYDEAGLNDVAKFILYRD; translated from the exons ATGAAGATTGGTGGCGGTGTATTGTACGGAGGACCTCCACGTGGCAGCGTCCTGCCACTCCTTTTCAGTAACCGCCCATCCTCCCTCCGGTTCACCACCGctgttgctgcttcttcttcttctacttcccaTGTGGTCGCAGAGCACGCGTCTTTTGTTAAGGACGTAGCTGCAACTCACCCTCCTCAGCATCTCTCACAACTCTTATCTATCCTGAAAACAAGAG GTGAATCTATTATCTCTCCCGGTGCTAAGAAAGGATTAATCCCCCTTGCTATACCACTCTCAAAGAACAGTTCAG GTACTGTGACTGCGCTGTTGCGATGGCCCACGGCTCCACCCGA GATGGAAATGCCGGTGGTGGAAGTCAATAAGTATGGAGTGTGGCTGTTAGCTAAGAGT GTAGACCAATTTATACACAGAATATTGGTTGAAGAAGATGCAAAGAACAGTCAGGACAGAAATGATGAACTGTTTCATGCCTCAGCGGATGCTGGGAAGAAACTTTACAGAAAGGGTGATTTTGCAGAGTCCGAAGTTGCTAGCCTAGATGTCTATCTGTTGAAAAAG GTTGGTCTATTTCCAGATATCTTAGAGCGCAAAGTGATGCGACATTTTGAGGAAGGGGATCAT GTTTCAGCTTTGGTAACGGGGGAATTTTATACGAAGAAGGAGCATTTTCCAGGATTTGCTCGGCCATTTGTGTTCAATGCTGAGGTTTTGTTGAG GGTTGGGCGTAATGCAGAAGCTAAAGATGCTGCCAGGGGAGCTCTGAAGTCGCCGTGGTGGACTCTGGGCTGCAAATATCGG GATGTTGCTAATATAGCACAATGGGAAGATGAACAAATTGAGTATGTCAAAGAGAAGGTCACAGAGGAGGGAAGGCAAGGAGATATTAAGAAGGGCAAGGCACCTGCACAG GTTGTACTGGATGAAGCTGCTTTCCTGTTGGATTTGGCTTCTGTAGATGGAACTTGGGATGACTATTTGGAGCGGATTGCTCAATGTTACGACGAAGCGGGACTCAATGATGTCGCGAAGTTTATACTCTACAGAGATTAA
- the LOC107642758 gene encoding uncharacterized acetyltransferase At3g50280-like — translation MTSVKVISTSTIHVANKDSTVEEEIQLTPWDLQFLLFDPIQKGLLFRNNPITTPPIIIQHLKHSLSSTLSFFPLLAGRLSVTEHDDNTSSVSVICNNSGALFVHAVADKYSVNDIVSSVYTPRFVHSLFPLNRVRNHEGITKPLLAVQVTELNDGFFVGCAMNHVVGDGTSFWHFMNSWAEISRGSEELSKPPLLERWFLDSSASAIRVPLTKEKMIQSGYDGFVPEPQCERVFHFSKDKIAELKAKANAEIEGESKNKISSLQALLTHLWRSVVGSQGLEPEEEVNYSLTMGGRGRMKSPAVAENYFGNAVQVGIVRMKVKELLEGGLGKGALEMNKIVGLHTEEKMKSYYRGWAENPRLLTMRSLGGNNTLVTSSSPRFDVYGNDFGWGKPVAVRSGAGNKIPGTITVYAGAEDGVDFEVCLSYEILEAMGNYPDFMDAFSDPPPNNNKLFLPN, via the coding sequence ATGACAAGTGTTAAAGTGATTTCAACAAGCACAATCCATGTAGCAAACAAGGATTCAACGGTGGAGGAGGAGATTCAGTTAACTCCATGGGATCTCCAATTCCTCCTATTTGATCCCATTCAAAAAGGTCTTCTCTTCCGTAACAACCCCATCACTACTCCACCAATCATAATCCAACACCTCAAACATTCCCTTTCCTCCACCCTTTCTTTCTTCCCACTCCTCGCGGGCCGCCTTTCCGTTACGGAACACGATGACAACACTTCCTCCGTTTCCGTTATTTGCAACAACTCCGGAGCGCTGTTTGTCCATGCCGTTGCGGATAAATACTCCGTTAATGATATCGTTAGTTCCGTTTACACTCCACGCTTTGTGCACTCTTTGTTCCCGCTCAACAGGGTTAGAAACCACGAAGGAATAACCAAGCCGTTGTTGGCGGTTCAAGTCACCGAGCTCAACGACGGTTTCTTCGTTGGGTGCGCCATGAACCACGTTGTTGGAGACGGAACTTCCTTTTGGCATTTCATGAACTCTTGGGCCGAGATCTCACGTGGTTCGGAAGAATTGTCCAAGCCTCCCCTGCTTGAACGCTGGTTCCTTGACAGCTCCGCCTCTGCCATACGCGTTCCTTTGACGAAGGAGAAGATGATACAAAGTGGTTACGACGGTTTCGTCCCAGAACCTCAATGCGAGAGGGTTTTCCATTTCAGTAAAGACAAGATCGCTGAACTCAAGGCAAAAGCCAACGCAGAAATTGAAGGCGAAAGCAAAAACAAAATATCTTCGCTGCAAGCGCTTTTGACTCACCTGTGGAGATCCGTGGTTGGGAGCCAGGGTCTTGAGCCCgaagaagaagtgaattacaGCTTGACGATGGGGGGCAGGGGGAGAATGAAGAGTCCGGCAGTGGCGGAAAACTATTTTGGGAATGCGGTGCAGGTTGGAATAGTGCGCATGAAGGTTAAAGAGCTTCTAGAAGGAGGGCTTGGAAAGGGTGCGTTGGAGATGAACAAGATAGTTGGTTTGCACACGGAGGAGAAGATGAAGAGCTACTATAGGGGTTGGGCGGAGAACCCTAGGCTTCTGACGATGCGAAGTTTGGGGGGAAACAATACTTTAGTGACAAGCAGTTCGCCGAGGTTTGATGTTTATGGGAATGATTTTGGGTGGGGGAAACCGGTGGCAGTGAGGAGCGGAGCCGGGAACAAGATCCCTGGCACCATAACGGTTTATGCTGGGGCGGAAGATGGTGTTGACTTTGAAGTTTGTCTTTCATATGAGATATTGGAGGCTATGGGTAATTACCCTGACTTCATGGACGCCTTCTCCGATCCGCCACCTAATAATAACAAACTTTTTCTACCAAATTAG